A single Paraburkholderia megapolitana DNA region contains:
- a CDS encoding nuclear transport factor 2 family protein yields the protein MNSRLEAEQHCRDLMVRYCLSLDAGNPDACAELFAKDGGLEILGARLSGREPLAVLQGTPRRVQCISRPTSMPSLTCKVVLRKGAAILSSTAGRRGERPHAPVPMPLPLTVGMYYDRFIFGESGWRIAYRRLHVIFSSRTGA from the coding sequence ATGAACAGCCGACTGGAGGCGGAGCAACACTGCCGGGACCTGATGGTGCGGTACTGCCTGTCGCTGGACGCTGGCAATCCTGACGCATGCGCCGAACTGTTTGCAAAGGATGGCGGCCTGGAGATTCTAGGGGCGCGGCTGAGCGGACGAGAGCCATTAGCCGTACTTCAAGGAACGCCCCGGCGCGTTCAGTGCATCTCGCGACCAACCTCCATGCCGTCGCTGACCTGCAAAGTGGTACTGCGCAAGGGGGCTGCAATTTTGTCCTCTACCGCAGGAAGGCGTGGCGAGCGACCACACGCGCCTGTTCCAATGCCGCTCCCTCTGACGGTCGGGATGTACTACGACCGCTTCATTTTTGGCGAGTCTGGCTGGAGGATCGCTTACCGGCGGCTCCATGTCATTTTCTCATCCAGGACTGGGGCGTAA
- a CDS encoding carboxymuconolactone decarboxylase family protein has protein sequence MSTPKTPGDNTRDIAPGLATYTDDVLFGDLWKRDGLSLRDRSLITIAALIALQRTGQLPGHLRRGLDNGLTQQELGEVITHLAFYCGWPAAVATVGVAREVFNAPPER, from the coding sequence ATGAGCACGCCAAAAACCCCGGGTGACAATACCCGGGACATTGCGCCCGGCCTCGCGACCTACACCGACGACGTGTTGTTCGGCGACCTGTGGAAGCGCGATGGTCTGTCCTTGCGGGACAGGAGCCTTATTACGATCGCAGCGTTGATTGCCTTGCAACGGACCGGTCAGCTACCCGGCCACCTTCGCCGGGGGCTCGACAATGGTTTGACGCAACAGGAACTCGGCGAAGTTATCACCCACCTGGCGTTCTATTGCGGGTGGCCAGCCGCAGTAGCGACGGTGGGGGTCGCGCGGGAGGTCTTTAATGCTCCGCCGGAGCGCTAG
- a CDS encoding TetR/AcrR family transcriptional regulator: protein MLDAAEEVFGTYGFEGGSMREIAQAAGVAQSLIHYHYKDKMRSIVPSSKEGRRRYAPLVDNALSNYLPRKTRRNWSPFSKSCSTRFTSFWTRGKDFRFYLQMVAEVTTSASPARSTS, encoded by the coding sequence ATACTTGATGCGGCCGAAGAGGTTTTTGGAACCTACGGCTTTGAAGGCGGAAGCATGCGCGAAATTGCCCAGGCCGCTGGGGTTGCGCAGTCACTTATCCATTATCACTACAAGGATAAGATGCGCTCTATCGTGCCGTCTTCGAAAGAAGGGCGTCGGCGATACGCGCCGCTCGTGGACAACGCCTTGAGCAATTATTTGCCGAGGAAGACACGCCGGAACTGGAGTCCATTCTCGAAGTCATGCTCAACCCGCTTCACGAGCTTCTGGACGCGCGGGAAAGATTTTCGCTTCTATTTGCAGATGGTTGCGGAGGTAACCACGTCGGCCAGTCCCGCTCGATCGACATCATGA
- a CDS encoding AraC family transcriptional regulator: MAVIDKKKTGTVAGQYVSLLLDYLRSRGHSPEALFGAARIAGIESADAPVRLTTEEYFGILDQAVAVTSDPDLGFHAGMLVAPRHLGVVGYVVMCSTKLGEALTQYDRYVRLVHGIGRPLVVRHDDRVEMPLDWSGTSAPPPAFAQLIMTTRARMGRLLTGRETVPLDVDFQFATPRDSDAYHRFFGGKINFAATQTRLMFPADYLELPVIMASAEMARVIGARAEAQMIRLADEPEFMRELKTMLTQGLAIGHIGAVDIAQRMGISSRTLHRRLSGYAYVFRDVLDDVRRERAESYLAQSQHSLAEVAFLLGYTEQSAFQHAFKRWTGMTPQRYRVGSAPK; this comes from the coding sequence ATGGCCGTCATCGATAAGAAGAAGACCGGCACGGTCGCAGGACAATATGTCAGCCTGCTGCTGGACTACCTGCGCTCGCGCGGCCATTCTCCCGAGGCACTTTTCGGCGCGGCCCGGATCGCCGGGATCGAATCCGCAGATGCGCCGGTACGGCTGACGACGGAGGAGTATTTCGGCATCCTGGACCAGGCCGTGGCCGTCACCAGCGATCCCGACCTTGGCTTCCACGCGGGCATGCTTGTCGCGCCACGACACCTTGGTGTGGTCGGCTATGTGGTGATGTGCTCTACCAAACTCGGTGAGGCGCTCACGCAATACGATCGCTACGTACGGCTGGTGCATGGCATTGGCCGGCCGCTGGTGGTACGGCACGATGATCGAGTTGAAATGCCGCTGGACTGGTCGGGCACATCTGCGCCACCGCCTGCGTTTGCACAGTTGATCATGACAACCCGGGCGCGCATGGGCCGTCTGCTGACCGGTCGGGAGACCGTGCCCTTGGATGTGGATTTCCAGTTCGCGACGCCGCGTGACTCCGACGCTTACCATCGATTTTTCGGCGGCAAAATCAACTTTGCAGCGACACAGACCCGGCTGATGTTTCCTGCCGATTATCTGGAGTTGCCCGTGATCATGGCCAGCGCGGAAATGGCTCGTGTCATCGGTGCCCGGGCAGAAGCGCAGATGATACGGTTAGCCGATGAGCCAGAATTCATGCGCGAGCTCAAGACCATGCTGACCCAGGGCCTTGCTATCGGCCATATCGGCGCCGTCGACATAGCGCAACGCATGGGAATTTCCTCACGTACGCTTCACCGACGATTATCTGGGTATGCGTATGTGTTTCGCGATGTACTGGACGATGTGCGTCGCGAGCGTGCTGAGTCTTATCTGGCGCAGTCGCAGCACTCGTTGGCTGAGGTTGCTTTTTTGCTTGGCTATACCGAGCAAAGTGCTTTCCAGCATGCGTTCAAACGGTGGACTGGAATGACGCCGCAGCGGTATCGTGTCGGCTCGGCTCCGAAGTAG
- a CDS encoding esterase/lipase family protein, with protein sequence MREYSSRLSCLCNLPSIAALAIALVATPAFAGTYSVAPNIAAGIVDTIPNPAAAPPGANLQSCSLKQHPYPVVLVNGTFSVMEDDFGALAPDLANAGYCVYTFNYGGSPTSLIQATGSAISSASELASYVQQVLGETRATKVDLIGHSQGGMLAEYYVKLLGGAPYVHNLVGLSPTTHGTTLDGLALLASAFPGANLLVGAACPACKDQESGSAVIQQLDNGPIAQPGVGYTIIESKDEFVVTPVGSSFINEPGVTNEYVQSSCPLDPVDHADLSYDNVTIQLVKNALSPSTAQAPNCAIAFPWPAQ encoded by the coding sequence ATGCGTGAATACTCATCCCGCCTATCCTGCCTGTGCAACCTGCCGTCGATAGCCGCTCTGGCTATCGCACTTGTGGCAACTCCCGCTTTCGCCGGCACCTACTCCGTGGCACCCAATATCGCTGCTGGCATTGTCGACACGATTCCGAATCCGGCCGCAGCGCCTCCCGGCGCCAACCTGCAGTCGTGCAGCCTTAAGCAGCATCCCTATCCGGTGGTTCTGGTGAACGGCACCTTCTCTGTCATGGAAGATGATTTCGGTGCGCTGGCACCGGATCTGGCCAACGCCGGCTATTGCGTTTATACCTTCAATTACGGCGGCTCTCCTACTAGCCTCATACAGGCGACCGGTTCGGCGATTTCGTCAGCCTCGGAACTCGCCAGCTACGTGCAGCAGGTGCTGGGCGAAACCCGGGCTACCAAGGTTGATCTGATCGGCCACTCGCAGGGCGGTATGCTCGCCGAATACTATGTGAAGCTGCTAGGCGGTGCTCCGTATGTCCACAACCTCGTTGGTTTGTCGCCGACTACCCATGGCACAACCCTGGATGGACTGGCACTTCTCGCCTCCGCCTTTCCGGGCGCCAATCTGCTTGTAGGCGCGGCTTGCCCGGCCTGCAAGGATCAAGAAAGTGGCTCTGCGGTGATCCAGCAGCTCGACAATGGTCCGATCGCGCAACCCGGTGTCGGTTACACGATTATCGAATCCAAAGACGAATTCGTCGTCACCCCGGTGGGCTCGTCCTTCATCAATGAGCCGGGCGTGACCAATGAATACGTGCAATCGTCCTGCCCGCTGGATCCGGTAGACCACGCGGATCTCTCTTACGACAACGTCACAATCCAGCTGGTCAAGAATGCGCTCAGCCCGAGCACGGCACAGGCCCCGAACTGCGCGATAGCCTTCCCGTGGCCAGCTCAATAA
- a CDS encoding long-chain-fatty-acid--CoA ligase, whose product MDKIWLKSYPAGVPEKIDPSQYPSLAHLLSESFQMFAQRDAYICMGKTMTYAELGAYSRSLGAWLQGKGLLKGARVAVMMPNVLQYPVAVAAILRAGFIVVNVNPLYTPRELEHQLKDSGAEAIIILENFATTLQQVIGRTRIRHVVVATMGDLMGAAKGAMVNFIVRKHKKLVPPYRLPGSVAFRQVLRDGAGLSLRPAASGHHDIAFLQYTGGTTGLSKGAMLTHRNIIANILQNDAWSRPALDREPPVESMVTVCALPLYHILALSACMLMGARWGALNILIPNPRDIPGFVRELTKHRINFFPGVNTLFNSLLNDTNFSRIDFSELRVTLGGGMAVQQAVNERWKQATGCPILEGYGLSETSPTATLNPATLDAFTGAIGLPVSSTDIAILDEEDKPLPVGERGEIAIRGPQVMSGYWNRPEETARVMTEDGFFKSGDIGVMDDRGYVKIVDRKKDMILVSGFNVYPSEVEAVVSSHPGVLECACIGVPDEHSGEAVKLFVVRRNPSFSVEQLMDHCREQLTAYKRPKHLEFRDELPKSNVGKILRRELRDGKKPTRTPDATNH is encoded by the coding sequence ATGGACAAGATCTGGCTAAAGTCGTACCCGGCCGGCGTGCCGGAAAAAATCGACCCGTCGCAATACCCGTCGCTGGCGCATCTGCTCAGCGAATCCTTCCAGATGTTCGCGCAGCGCGACGCGTACATCTGCATGGGAAAGACCATGACCTACGCAGAGCTCGGCGCGTATTCGCGCTCCCTCGGTGCATGGCTGCAAGGCAAAGGGTTGCTCAAGGGCGCGCGGGTCGCCGTGATGATGCCGAACGTGCTTCAGTACCCGGTGGCAGTCGCTGCCATTCTGCGTGCGGGCTTTATCGTCGTGAACGTCAATCCACTATATACGCCGCGCGAGCTCGAACATCAGCTTAAGGACTCGGGTGCGGAAGCGATCATCATTCTGGAGAACTTCGCGACGACGCTTCAGCAGGTCATTGGCCGCACGCGCATCCGGCACGTGGTGGTCGCCACCATGGGCGACCTGATGGGTGCCGCGAAGGGCGCGATGGTCAACTTCATCGTCCGCAAGCACAAAAAGCTGGTGCCCCCGTACCGGTTGCCGGGTTCCGTAGCTTTTCGGCAAGTACTCCGCGACGGTGCCGGGCTGTCCCTCAGGCCCGCCGCGTCGGGTCATCACGATATTGCGTTCCTCCAGTACACGGGCGGCACGACCGGATTGTCCAAAGGTGCCATGCTGACCCACCGCAATATCATTGCGAACATTCTGCAGAATGACGCGTGGAGCCGCCCCGCGCTGGACCGGGAACCGCCGGTCGAATCGATGGTGACCGTATGCGCGCTACCGCTGTATCACATACTGGCGCTCAGTGCGTGCATGCTGATGGGTGCACGATGGGGCGCCCTGAATATCCTGATTCCGAATCCTCGCGACATTCCAGGCTTCGTGCGAGAACTGACGAAGCACCGAATCAACTTCTTTCCGGGCGTCAACACGCTGTTCAATTCGCTGCTGAACGACACGAATTTCTCACGCATCGACTTTTCGGAACTACGTGTCACGCTAGGTGGCGGCATGGCCGTGCAGCAAGCCGTCAACGAACGCTGGAAGCAGGCCACCGGCTGCCCTATCCTCGAGGGCTACGGTCTTTCCGAGACCTCTCCCACCGCAACCCTGAATCCCGCCACGCTTGACGCGTTCACCGGGGCGATCGGCCTGCCTGTTTCATCCACCGACATTGCGATTCTCGACGAAGAAGACAAACCTTTGCCGGTTGGAGAGCGAGGCGAGATTGCCATTCGTGGCCCACAGGTGATGTCCGGCTACTGGAACCGGCCGGAAGAGACAGCGCGCGTCATGACAGAAGACGGCTTCTTCAAGTCCGGCGACATAGGGGTCATGGACGACCGCGGCTACGTGAAGATCGTGGATCGCAAGAAAGACATGATCCTGGTGTCGGGCTTCAACGTCTATCCAAGCGAGGTCGAAGCGGTCGTGTCGTCTCATCCGGGCGTTCTGGAGTGCGCATGCATCGGCGTTCCAGACGAACACTCCGGCGAGGCGGTCAAGCTCTTCGTGGTTCGCCGGAACCCTTCGTTTAGCGTCGAGCAACTGATGGATCATTGCCGCGAGCAATTGACCGCATACAAGCGGCCGAAGCATCTCGAATTCCGCGATGAGCTGCCCAAGTCGAATGTGGGCAAGATCCTGCGCCGCGAACTACGCGACGGGAAAAAACCAACCCGTACACCAGATGCCACCAATCACTAG
- a CDS encoding OmpW/AlkL family protein: MRSFALVPLAFALSTGAFAQSAGSNLIQFGWIHLAPQDSSDPLKIQGNTIPDTGASVDSPDTAGIAITHFFTDHIAVESVAGFPPRFNLSGTGVLATPGINPLASARQWSPALLMKYYFGNAESKLRPSLGAGVSYIWFNHVQVNPAFQRSLSGLITSGATTAAPSSATVDSTWAPVFEAGLTYNFDRHWSVAASVSYLPFSTKAHVTTTLPTGTQVHSESKLSINPIVTFLAVGYRF, from the coding sequence ATAAGAAGCTTCGCTCTGGTGCCGCTCGCTTTTGCCTTGAGCACCGGTGCTTTCGCACAATCCGCAGGCAGTAACCTCATTCAATTCGGATGGATTCACCTTGCACCGCAGGACTCGAGCGATCCGCTGAAGATACAGGGCAATACCATACCGGATACCGGTGCGAGCGTTGATAGTCCGGACACAGCTGGCATCGCGATTACTCACTTTTTTACCGACCATATCGCCGTTGAAAGCGTTGCGGGGTTTCCCCCGCGGTTCAACCTGTCGGGAACGGGTGTGCTGGCTACGCCAGGCATCAATCCATTGGCAAGCGCACGGCAGTGGAGCCCTGCGCTGCTAATGAAGTATTACTTCGGCAATGCGGAATCGAAGCTGCGCCCATCACTCGGTGCCGGCGTGAGCTACATCTGGTTCAACCACGTTCAGGTGAATCCGGCTTTTCAGCGCTCTCTGAGTGGACTCATCACGTCTGGAGCCACGACGGCCGCGCCATCGAGCGCGACGGTCGACAGTACATGGGCACCCGTATTCGAGGCAGGGCTGACATACAACTTCGACAGGCACTGGTCTGTTGCGGCGTCGGTCTCTTACCTGCCGTTCAGTACGAAGGCGCACGTCACGACGACCCTGCCGACGGGTACGCAGGTGCACAGCGAATCGAAGCTGTCCATCAATCCGATCGTTACGTTTCTTGCGGTGGGTTACCGGTTTTGA
- a CDS encoding LVIVD repeat-containing protein, translating to MRHHPSRRFENRLSRIARSLLLVAAVVSAFAFPGVARADIGSDLLTIILDAANSFFNVTSLTVDAFKNFTTSNNVQESTVAPANCGPGSNPETGLQGQVPEADRTSGRSRLGYSCNLQLVGQYKGEGAIAVDPSTGTCAYNATSSVNPLQLRSPGVQVIDVSDPTQPYLSTTLTSPAMKSGTGESLKISETRKLLGGVSVALLPSLEGGLFFDLYDISDCKHPKLLNAWHNTNLTMPALILGHEGTFSPDGNTYWAAGNAGGPLAAIDVSDTANPTVIWDGLTGLPASHGMSLSADGNRLYLASTFIGGVEIFDVSEVQARKPTPQIKMIGSVFWKGDPLGPFTSVQSPISGTITQHTIPVTYKGKPYLIAPDEAGSLGIHVVDISDDTQPKEVARFNLAIMSKGNESIAQNDMFGAHKILGIPVVPYIHDVWTYDAHYCTVDRANDPTALACGFIQSGIRIFDIRDFNHPKEIAYFNPPAQSPTHPLEGKGQGLQGSYHANLAALTPLTDLSADWCMSPPRFVSSNQLWVSCMDNGFMALQFTNNAYPLH from the coding sequence ATGAGACATCATCCATCCAGACGCTTCGAAAATCGTCTGTCGCGCATCGCCCGTTCGTTGCTCCTGGTTGCTGCCGTCGTGTCGGCATTCGCTTTTCCAGGCGTGGCGCGGGCCGATATCGGCAGCGATCTCCTCACGATCATCCTGGACGCGGCCAACAGTTTTTTTAATGTGACCAGTCTTACCGTTGATGCTTTCAAGAACTTCACCACATCAAATAACGTTCAGGAATCGACAGTCGCCCCGGCAAACTGTGGTCCCGGCTCGAATCCCGAAACCGGGTTGCAGGGGCAGGTACCTGAAGCAGATCGCACGAGTGGTCGCAGCCGGCTAGGCTATAGCTGCAATCTTCAACTGGTAGGGCAATACAAGGGCGAAGGCGCAATCGCGGTTGACCCTTCTACCGGCACGTGCGCCTATAACGCGACCAGTTCCGTGAACCCTTTGCAGTTACGTTCACCGGGCGTGCAGGTGATCGACGTGTCTGACCCGACGCAACCCTACCTGTCGACCACGCTGACCAGCCCCGCCATGAAATCCGGCACCGGCGAGTCTCTGAAGATCAGTGAAACGCGAAAATTGCTGGGTGGCGTTTCCGTGGCGCTGCTTCCCTCCCTCGAAGGTGGTCTGTTCTTCGACCTTTACGACATCTCGGACTGCAAGCATCCGAAATTGCTTAATGCCTGGCACAACACCAACCTGACCATGCCGGCTCTTATCCTTGGTCATGAGGGTACGTTCAGCCCTGACGGCAACACTTATTGGGCCGCGGGCAACGCCGGTGGACCGCTTGCCGCTATTGATGTCAGCGATACAGCCAATCCTACCGTTATCTGGGATGGCCTGACAGGACTGCCCGCCTCGCATGGGATGTCTCTCAGTGCGGACGGCAACCGTCTCTATCTCGCATCGACGTTTATCGGCGGTGTAGAGATTTTCGACGTCAGTGAGGTGCAGGCACGCAAGCCAACCCCGCAAATAAAAATGATAGGCAGTGTTTTCTGGAAGGGTGATCCGCTCGGGCCATTTACCAGTGTCCAGTCGCCAATCAGCGGCACGATCACGCAACACACTATCCCGGTAACCTATAAGGGGAAGCCTTATCTTATCGCCCCCGATGAGGCCGGGTCGCTCGGTATTCACGTTGTCGATATTTCAGACGATACACAACCCAAAGAGGTTGCCCGGTTTAATCTGGCGATCATGAGCAAGGGTAACGAATCGATCGCCCAGAATGATATGTTCGGCGCTCACAAGATTCTCGGAATTCCCGTCGTTCCATATATTCACGATGTATGGACCTACGATGCTCATTACTGCACGGTCGATCGCGCGAATGATCCGACAGCGCTCGCTTGCGGTTTCATTCAGTCGGGTATTCGCATCTTCGATATTCGTGATTTTAATCATCCGAAGGAAATCGCTTACTTCAATCCGCCGGCCCAGTCACCGACTCATCCCCTGGAGGGAAAGGGACAGGGACTGCAGGGCTCCTATCACGCCAATCTCGCGGCCCTTACCCCTCTAACGGATCTCAGCGCGGACTGGTGCATGTCACCGCCGCGATTTGTGAGCTCGAACCAGTTGTGGGTAAGTTGCATGGACAACGGCTTCATGGCGCTGCAATTCACCAACAACGCCTACCCTCTCCACTGA
- a CDS encoding DUF305 domain-containing protein yields the protein MTFALGAFIGLASAIACLRHTMIDEIRTLVGGGAVDIGFSQAMIAHHDQAVSIARIADTSTSPQEKNIAEAIISNQLIQIGQMRGWLEIWGKDELPKDYKMSWMLPTGKGDQVLWTSFRAMCGPDVGMPGLASVDEMTAFRKARGKQADVQFLQLMIRHHQGGLPMLRYAALNAESYLVRSLAYSEQFEEVQEIAWMQQQLSLLGEKPLPFRLADRLSTTP from the coding sequence TTGACTTTTGCTCTCGGCGCCTTCATTGGTCTTGCCAGTGCCATCGCCTGCCTGCGCCACACCATGATTGATGAAATCAGAACGCTGGTCGGGGGCGGTGCTGTCGATATCGGTTTCAGCCAGGCCATGATTGCGCATCATGATCAGGCCGTGTCCATAGCGCGTATCGCCGATACGAGCACGTCGCCGCAGGAAAAGAATATTGCAGAGGCGATCATCAGCAACCAGTTGATACAGATCGGGCAGATGAGAGGCTGGCTGGAGATATGGGGGAAAGACGAACTGCCGAAAGACTACAAGATGTCCTGGATGCTGCCGACTGGCAAAGGTGATCAGGTACTCTGGACCTCGTTTCGAGCGATGTGCGGCCCGGATGTCGGGATGCCGGGACTCGCAAGCGTCGATGAAATGACAGCGTTTCGCAAGGCCAGGGGGAAACAGGCTGATGTGCAGTTTCTTCAGTTGATGATCCGGCATCACCAGGGCGGCCTGCCGATGTTGCGCTACGCCGCCCTCAATGCGGAGTCCTACCTGGTGCGCTCGCTTGCCTATTCGGAGCAGTTCGAGGAGGTCCAGGAAATCGCCTGGATGCAGCAGCAGCTTTCACTACTGGGTGAAAAGCCGCTTCCTTTCCGGCTTGCTGATCGTCTTTCCACCACACCATGA
- a CDS encoding ATP-binding protein, translating into MSLHVPRPIDPSLHPLVTGNYRIATPAIETLYDLVGRCLRYRIMGALIYGPPRIGKTRAIEYVRLLLAREYPKMTSYHAQCEHKPRHAEGPFFANLLEAIGDHDPNAGSNPAKRMRVSLRIREAAARAGSGTVLLFCDEAQRYNENEYEWLRDVHDALDRQQIRLLTFLVGQQELLAQKTALQIARKTQIVARLMVEELAFYGIRDAGDVATCLNGYDQTAYPEGTQWSFTRFYVPQAFDAGYRLVNDAAVLWKTFEAAHHKASLPGNLEIPMESFARAVEIALKDSELKDAPGYCPEASLWAHAVHHCGYVQSRHAIGRVLAPA; encoded by the coding sequence ATGTCGCTCCACGTCCCACGCCCTATCGATCCGTCTCTGCATCCGCTCGTCACGGGTAACTACCGTATCGCCACGCCCGCGATCGAGACGCTCTACGACCTCGTCGGGCGTTGCCTGCGCTACCGCATCATGGGCGCACTCATCTACGGTCCACCCCGGATCGGCAAGACGCGCGCCATCGAGTATGTACGCCTGCTGCTCGCGCGTGAGTATCCGAAGATGACGAGCTACCACGCGCAATGTGAACACAAGCCGCGGCACGCCGAGGGGCCATTCTTCGCGAACCTGCTGGAGGCTATCGGCGACCACGACCCGAACGCCGGCAGCAATCCAGCCAAACGCATGCGCGTTTCGCTGCGCATTCGCGAAGCGGCCGCCCGCGCCGGTAGCGGTACCGTACTTCTATTTTGCGACGAGGCACAACGCTACAACGAGAACGAATACGAATGGTTGCGCGATGTGCACGATGCGCTCGACCGGCAGCAGATCAGGCTTCTCACCTTCCTCGTCGGCCAGCAGGAACTGCTCGCACAGAAGACTGCGCTGCAGATCGCCCGCAAGACGCAGATAGTCGCGCGCCTGATGGTCGAAGAGCTTGCGTTCTACGGCATCCGTGATGCCGGGGATGTTGCCACGTGCCTGAACGGCTACGACCAGACCGCCTATCCCGAGGGCACGCAATGGAGCTTCACGCGCTTTTACGTGCCGCAGGCTTTTGATGCCGGCTATCGGCTCGTCAACGATGCGGCCGTATTGTGGAAAACCTTCGAGGCAGCTCACCACAAGGCAAGTCTGCCGGGCAACCTCGAAATCCCGATGGAGTCGTTTGCGCGCGCCGTCGAGATTGCCCTCAAGGATAGCGAACTCAAGGATGCGCCGGGATATTGCCCCGAGGCCTCCTTGTGGGCCCACGCAGTTCACCACTGCGGCTATGTCCAGTCCCGTCATGCTATCGGTCGCGTGCTCGCCCCTGCGTGA